Below is a window of Anas platyrhynchos isolate ZD024472 breed Pekin duck chromosome 34, IASCAAS_PekinDuck_T2T, whole genome shotgun sequence DNA.
AGTATCGTCTCCTCGCTGAGCAACGAGCACGTGCTGTCCGCAGGCTTCGATATCAACACACCTGACAACCTTGGGAGGACTTGCCtccatgctgctgcttctggagggTGAGCCGTGCCCCGGGCTTCGGTCCCGCGTTGGGGCAGGAGCGTcgctgcctgcccccagcccagacCCTGCTCTCTGTCCGTGTGCTGCAGCGCGTGGCACGAGCAGCCCAGCGCAGTGCTCGGCCAGGGCTGGCAGACCCCTGGGTGCTGTGTGTGGATGTGGGAGGCAGCGGAGACACGGGTGCCTAGCCAGGAACGGAGAGGAAAACCGTTTGGCcctgttctgctgctgtgaCTTGTCCCGGCCACTCCCTTCTGTGGCTGTTTACCCTTCTTTAAGACGGGGCTAAAACACTTCCTGGGCTGGCTGTTTGTGAAGGGGTCACAAGCCGTCGCCTGAAAAGCAGCGGGGATTGAGCTGGCTGTGTAAACGCCTCGTGTTGTGTGCCAGGGAGTTTGATTTCACACAGCACGTTGCAAACGAGCGCTGCCGCAGCGGCACGGCAGAGGGGCAGCGTCCTGCCAGGGACCTCGCTCCTGCTCGGCTGCGTGGAGCTGGTGACAGACCCAGCCCTCACCGTGCAGTGCTCTCACCCGGCCTTAGCAGCAGGAACAAAGCAGTGACGCAGAAGCCAGAAAtcctagatttttttattattttttttttttgtagcataaAATCCAGTGCGTCAGCTGCGCTAATGCCACAGCAAATGTCTCTTTGTAATTGCCTGGTTGTCGGAGAGCTCCGTGCAGTGCGGGGTAGCGCTGGCGAGGCAGGAAGCCTGGAAGGGTTATTTCACTAGAGAGCAGGGAAGAGCTTTGTACGAGCAGCATCCAGCCATGGCTGTGGCTGTTTTGCTGCCTGGAGATGACAGACTGAATTGAGCTTTGGCACATCCAGGCTGCGTGCCCGAGAAGTGTAGCTTGTCTTGTCTGCAACTAGGAGGAGTCTGTGTTCTGCTGCGCTCCCTTCTCCTCCGTGTCTAACTCCCCTCCCTAACTCCTGCAGGAACGTTGAATGTCTTAATTTGCTGTTGAGCAGCGGTGCTGACTTGAGGAGGAGAGATAAATTTGGAAGGTAAGCGTGCTGGGAGCCTTGCCAAGGTGATTCCTCCAGCCTCAGAAACAGCTGGCTTTGGGCTGGGACCTTCCCAAGACCTTTGCTGCACTTGGTGTTTGAAGCCTTACAGCAAGGTGTGAGGGAGTGAGGATGCCAGCTCTGACTCTGGGCAGGCTGGTTGATTGGGCTTGTTAGCAGGCAGCACGACACCACCTCCAGGGAGCTTTTTGGATTTGGTCCCCTGCGTACGCTGCTTTCTGAACTCCCCTCACGCCCCAAGGGCTCTGGCTCTTCAGAAGGAGCAGCCGACCCAAAGCCTGGAGCCAGCACAGggtgcagctcagcagctgggTGGGGGCTGgttccccagctcctgccgtggtgcctgtagggtttctCCCCCCGTGCCAAGCAGTGCCCCTAAGCCCCGTTCTCCTTTCCCCTTCGCAGGACTCCACTGCACTACGCAGCTGCCAACGGCAGCTACCAGTGTACGGTGACACTGGTCACTGCGGGAGCCAGTATTAACGAGGCTGACTGTAAAGGCTGTACCCCCTTACACTATGCTGCTGCTTCGGACACGTACAGGAGGTGAGTGCGTCCTGGCGCTGCGCTGGATGTGCTGGTGCGAGGCGGGAGGGGATGTTCTGATGGGTAGGAGGGGATGCTCAGCAAACTGATGGCTCCTGACCTTCCAGAGCAGAGACTCATTCAGGAAACAGCCATGACACTGACGAGGAGCCGCTGAAGGAGTCCAGGCTGAAGGAGGCGTTCTTGTGAGtcgctgccagccctgcctggtCCTTGTTTGTTGTTTACCCTGTCCCCAGGCCCTGCATGCGGCTGCTAGAAGTAACCTCGCTTCTCCCTGCTCTGAGCTGAGCAGTGACGTGTTGGAGGAAGCATCCGCTGGTTTCTGGAGCAAACCTGGCCATCGCTCTGGTCCTGCTGCCAGGTCCCCCGGGGGGTCTGCACGTGTTCCATGCCTTGAAGGCATTCGTACAGCATCTGCTCCTGGATCAAAGCGGGGGGGCTGCACAGCTCTCCCTCTCTGATTTCTCCCCGTTTTCTTATTCTCCCGTTCTCTTGCTTGTTGCAGTTGTTTAGAGTTCTTGCTGGATAATGGTGCTGACCCATCCCTCCGGGACAAGCAGGGCTATACTGCTGTCCACTATGCAGCTGCTTACGGCAACAGGCAGAACCTTGAGCTGGTGAGTGAGTGAGAAAACCCTCTGGGCTGGCAGGAGATGGGGGAAAGTCTCTCAGAAGGGACTCGTCCAGCCCTGCAGTGTCACTGTGTGCGTTGCAGGCAGTGCAGTGGCAGTGTTTGTCCAGGCAGAAGGGAAATGGGTTTAAAGAAAAACCTCAGGGACTCACGGGGAGCCTTTGTGCTGGGAATAGCACAGAGGAAAGACGCGGACCTGAGAGAAAGGAGCCTTGTTACCTGGCAAGGGATGTCTTGCTTAAAACCCTGGCAACACAGCAAGGCtgggattttaaaagaaaacctgGAGGCTTGTGCCAAGGAAGAGCTCTCGCAGTACAGAAAAAGCCTTGTAGCTCTGTTTACAGCCGTGTGGGTATAGGAAATCATACGAGGAGGGGAGAGGCCTCTGGGTAGCAGGGACGTGGCTGTCTGTAAAGGGCCCAAAGCCAGGCTAAGGCAGGTGCTGACCCGAAATTCCAATCGTTCTGGAGCAGGTGAGCTGCTCCTTAATGCCTCTGCAGCCCGCTGGTGGACAGGGCGTGCGTGAAAGCCTCCAAGATTGTTTGCAGGGATCACCTGTGACCTCATGGTTTTGCCATTGCAGCTCctggaaatgtcttttaactGCCTGGAGGATGTGGAAAGCACCATTCCAGTCAGCCCTTTGCACTTAGCTGTAAGTACAGCTGGCCCGGCCCCAGGGTAGCAGAGGGCACTTGGCTCTGGGTTGGGGTTCACGCAGTGTCCTGGAGAGGTGCCTGCTCCCTGGCAGCGTGGGCTGGGTCTGGGCATCTGTCAGAGCTGCACAGGGcgaaggaggaaaggaggcagCAGCCTGGGACTGGGTTTCCCCACAGGCCAGCGGGCAAAATCCCTTTGATCCATATTTTAAACTCCTTGTTCTCTCCAGGactttctggttgctgctgtttGGAGCCATCTCCCTTGTCTATGTCTGGGCAAGGGCTTTGCGTGGGGTGGGAGTGCAAGCGGGGGgcatgggctgcagggacctGGAGATCAGGATCTCATCCCGGGGGCGTGGGGGGCTCCTGtctgcagcctctctgggcGCTGCTTTGACGTCGCCTGCTTTGTCCTCAGGCCTATAATGGTCACTGTGAAGCCCTAAAGACACTTGCCGAAACCCTCGTGAACCTCGACGTGCGGGACCACAAGGGGCGGACGGCGCTGTACCTCGCCACGGAGAGAGGCTCCACGGAGTGCGTGGAGGTGCTCACCAGCCACGGCGCGTCCGCCCTGgtgaaggagaggaagaggaagtgGACCCCTCTCCACGCCGCAGGTAACGGAGGGCAGACGGGGCCGGGGGTAGTGAGGGAGCGTGGCCAGAGCCCAGGGGTGCCGGGGGTGCCCCTTCACCTGGCTGCTGTGCAGGGATGAGGCTGAGGGTGATGCTCGGGGCCGGAGCAGCCAAGGGTCCTAGCGGCCCGGCAGTGGGTAGCGAGGATGCTGGCGGCTCCTGCACGCACGTGTTTGCAGCTCAGCCGGTGCACGGTGCACGTGCTGCTCAGCGCTGTAGCTTAGCAACCCCATAACGAGCTCGCTCAGCCACGTGTGCCTGGGAGCTGAGCACGAGCCCGTTCCTTTGGTTTGCGGCGGCGGCTGGAAAGAAGGAACCCagccgtgtgtgtgtgtgtgtgtgtgtgtgtgtgtgtgtctgactCCTCTCCTCGCCTGTCTTCCCCAGCTGCCAACGGGAACACCGATTCCCTGCACCTCCTGATAGACAGCGGGGAGCGGGCGGACATCACCGACGTCATGGACATCCACGGCCAGTGAGTGCGGCCGGGGTTTCTCCGGGGATGTGCTGCGGGGTGGCAGGGGCAGCGCTGGAGCCCAGCTGATTGCCCCAGCCCACTCTCCCCCCTGTGCAGAACCCCACTGATGCTGGCGATCATGAACGGCCACGTTGACTGTGTCCACCTCCTGCTGGAGAAGGGCTCCACAGCCGACGCAGCGGACAAGAGGGGGAGAACCGCGCTGCATCGAGGGGTGAGTGCACCTCTGGGTGCCCAGagccccacagctcctgctcGGGGGCCTCCTGTGCGGGGTCTGCTTGGAGGACAAGGAGGTGGTTTCTGTTTGCCGTGAGGGTCCTGAGTGAAAGagccccttttcccttcctgaaGTGCAATACTTGAGGAGGAAGCTGTGGAAGAAAGGGCTGGTTGTGTCGGTAACTGGTCGGAGGAGGAGGTCTgacctcctgctcctctctCCTGGCCACAGGCTGTGACAGGCTGTGAGGACTGCCTGGCTGCCCTGCTGGACCACGATGCCTTCGTTCTGTGTCGGGATTTCAAAGGCCGCACCCCGATCCACTTTGCTTCGGCGTGCGGACACTTAGAAATCCTGAGgaccctgctgcaggcagccctcTCTACTGACCCTCTGGACTCTGTGGTGGACTATAGCGGTTACTCACCGATGCACTGGGCTTCGTACAGCGGTAAGGACCCAGGCTGGgccccttcccagctctgctccgcTTTGGCTACCGATGGGGAGGAGGAAATTCTCCCAAAAAGCTCTAGTGGTGTTTTGGGACACGCGCTGTAAAGAAGGATGCAGTAAAACTGTCTTTGGGTGTGGTTGGGGCAGCGTGTGGGGGTTGTTCTCTCTCCGTGGTGGCTGTGCCCTGAGCAATCCGGTGACGCTGCCAAGCTGGTAAGATGGTGGTGGCTCAGCCTTCGTGTCTGTTAACGACTGCCAGGAAGAGCCAGGGTGTCCCTCTGTCCCCCGCTGCTCTGGGGGCCATCAGCCCAGCGCTGAGTTCAGCCTGGTGAATTCAGACAGCACAAACCAGGGAGGGGCGCGGGGAGTTTTGCTCCCTCTGCCAAGCTCCTTAAAGGAATGAAGTATGCAAACAGCCATGgaatagctgctgctgcttcctccagGACCGACAGATTTATAGGATTACTGGGCCCTCGCCCTGGGGGGACTGACGCAGCAGCGTGAGGGGGTGTCGCAGCGCTTCAAGGGGAAGCCAGCCCCCTGGCCTCAGGAGAAGGCGTGGGGTTAGAAACCTCCCAAGgagcagcagctttgctgctgctttcagctttTCAGCCCCCTGTTCAGTGACCGTGTTTGGGCAGTTTCACCCCATGAACCTGGGGCCTCCCTCTGGTCATGGGGAGAGCTGGAGAGGCCTTTGGTGCCTTCTTGTTCCATCGCAGGCTGGGCACTGATGTGTTTATGTCCCTCTCTTCTCACAGGGCATGAAGATTGTCTTGAATTGTTACTTGAACACAATCCATTTGCGTACCTAGAAGGAAATCCCTTTACTCCATTGCACTGTGCAGTGTAAGTGGTGCCGGGGGCCTGCCCTGGGCTCTTCCCACCCAGGTGACGTGGGAGAGGGGTTACGGGGTCCGAGTGGGCAGGAGCCTGCAGAAGGAGGAGCTCCAAACCCTGCCCTGTGTACCAGGGGCCCTTCTCTGGGTTCCACGATGTGCTTGTCCCAGCTCCCCTGTGGCAGGGAGGTGGTCGCTGCACTGCTGGAGGGCCCCCGGGAGCTGTAAAGCAGCCATCTCATTGTCTGTGTGCGGCACGGCCGGGGCTGTCGAGTACCAGGCTCCCATGCCCGCAGGCTTTCAGCTGGAGGGAGCTGCCAGGGGCGGGAGGCTGACAGAGGGATGGGTGAGGCTGCTGCAACACGGTGCTGTTTCCTTGACCAGCACCGAGAAGGATGGAGGGTGTTTTACCCAAACAGCTCCAGACTAGCTCCTGTTTGCACTGGTGTGCCGCAGGAGCTCACTGCTCGCTCCCGCTGCAGACAcgctggtgctcctcagccctgATCTAACTTTCCTTCTCGTCCCCGCTGCAGAATTAACAACCAGGACGGCACTGCTGAAATGCTGGTGGAAGCATTAGGTGCCAAGATTGTTAATAGCAGAGATGCCAAAGGAAGGTGAGCACAGACTCGGCCCTCTCTTGCCCCTGTCCCTCTCCTTGGGGTTCCCACTGTGTGCGTGGCCGGCCAGGGGAGCGGCACCCCCGCTTCCCGACCTGCCTCGGGGTCTGCCTCGGGTTTGAGCCCCCgtggggtggctgcaggagggaaTGGCCACGTCCAGGGGAAGAAAGCAATCCCTGCTGGTCCTGCTCTTCCCGTGGCACAGGAGGACTCTGGTGTCTGTAGGCCTGGGCAGTGTTGCTGGGGTGGGTGCTGGGCCCTCTTCTTTACGCTCTCTCTTGTCTTCCCAGGACACCCCTTCACGCTGCTGCCTTTGCAGACAACATCCATGGTTTACAGCTGCTTCTGCGCCACCAAGCCGAGGTGGACACGACTGACAAGCTGGGGAGGACTCCCCTCATGATGGCTTCAGAGAACGGGCACACCGCAGCAGTCGGTACGTGGCCGGCGGGCGCTTCCCCGGGCACTTGGGGAAGCGTGCTTCTGCAGCGCAGCACCGTGCTCTGTGTCCTGCATCAGTGCCTGGCACCTctctggggagaggggaggattTATTGTGTGGGGAATGTGGTGTTTTGGGCTGTTCCTAGGGCTGCCAGCCACCCCGATGGAGCAGCAGCTTTCCCCGGGGTGTGGTGTGAGCCCCCCGGGCCTCTTCTGTCACTGGGTCCTTTGGGAGCTGGGCACCTTCTCCATGGCAGCTGTCCATCCTTGTTTCAGAGTTCCTGCTGTATCAAGCAAAAGCAAATATAACTGTGCTGGATGTCAACAAGAACACAGCTCTTCACCTGGCCTGCAGCAAGGTAGGGAGCCGTCCGCTTACAGCCGCGATTGCCGTCACCATCACCTGCAGCTTTGAAACCACGATGGGGggagcctcctgccctgctggtgTGGAGGCGAGGGTCCTGAGCTTGCTCTGCCTGCCTGTCTTGGCCTGTACAGATGCTCCTGATGCAATTTTAAGCAGTTTAGTCTGTAGCACTGGTCTGTACTTTCTCTGCGGACCCTTCTCTGTGCTTGGTGTCATCCGTGGGGGAAGCAGGAGGTTTGTGATCAGGGTGCCCAGTGtgaaaaaggaggaggtggaggggacAGCAGCTCTCTTTTCAGGCCCTCAGAAGTGGTAAACTGTTCCAGAAGGACACGTTCAGGGAATGCTTCTGAATCCCAGGGGGTCGAACGTTCTGCTCAGACAGCACCTGGGTCCCATCTGCGACCCCTGCCTTCCTGATCATGCGCTGTAAACAGTTCGCTCTCCTTTCCAGGGTCATGAAAAGTGTGCCTTGTTGATCCTGGGGGAAACCCAAGACCTTGGCCTTATCAATGCAAGTAACAGTGCTCTGCAGATGTGAGTATTTGGACAGCTGGCACCAGCGAGGGAAAAACACAGGGCTGGCTGGTGGGGGTGAGGCATGGGCGAGAGGGGAAAGAGGAGAGGGGACAGTGCAAGGAGGGGTGTTATGGCTTTGTGGTGTGGTGAGAGCTGAGAGCACTCGTGCCTGGAGTTCCTGCCCTTCAGGCCCACCGTGTGTGGTGCTGggggtggccctgctgctgctctggctgctcATGTGGAGCCGGAGCCCGGCTGCTGCCCCTGCTGGGTGCCCTGACCGCTGCCTCCCCTCTCCCAGGCCGCTCCACATCGCAGCGCGGAACGGGCTGGCTGCCGTCGTCCAGGCCCTGCTCAGCAGAGGTGCCACCGTGCTGGCTGTGGATGAAGAAGGTGCGTGCCCCCCGTGGGCGGCCGGGTCTCGCGAGGTGTCTCGGGGCGCGGGGGCTGCCAGGCGAGGCGCTCGGCTGGCACGGGGAGGATTTCCCATCCCTTCTGCAGCCGAGCTCCACGTTCCCAGCCTGGAAACCTGGTTCCCGTGCCATCATCCCCGGGAAAAGTGTTTCCATGTCCCACAGGGGTTTCAGATACCACTTTTACCCCCGTGCATTCTGGTTGCTGTCGGTCTCGCCCGTCAGGTGTGGGCAGGCACAAAACCAGCCCTGGCTGAGCCGCTGATAAGCGATTGACTCACTTTGCGAGTTGGCAGGAGCTGCTTGTTGCAGCCAGAAGCTTTTTCTCCCAGCAGAGTTTTTGCTCTGCTGGAATAGCTTGAAGTTGTGAGCAATATCATTAtgtctgccctgctgccagggcttCTGAGGCTTTTTTAATTCGTCTCCTGCTGATCCTGGCACGCTTCAAAGCGGCCGCTGAAATGGCGAGGATTGGCGGTGCCCAGAAGCAGCTCCTCAGAGCTAGAGGCAGACGgaagctgcagcccctccaCGCAGGGGATAAAACCCACCCCAGCCAAAGCAAGCCAATTTGGGGTCCAGACTTTGGAAATCAGCACGGCCTAGAGCTGTCGAAGGCCCAAGCAGCGTGGGTCCATCCACACGCGGGGCAAGAGCAGGGCCGTgggctgggggtcctggggggctcgCTCCGGCACCGCCTTCACCGCTGGCTCTGTCCTAGGTCATACCCCAGCCTTGGCATGCGCTCCCAACAAGGACGTAGCCGACTGCCTGGCACTTATCCTCTCCACCATGAAGCCTTTCCCACCTAAAGACGCCATCAGCTCTTTCAGCTTCAACCTCCTCAAGAACTGCGGCATTGCGGCCAAAACCGCGGCCTGCGGGGCCCTGCCCAACGGCAGCACCTGCCCCTACAGCAAGGACCGGCACAATGCCATCGGCTTAGACGGCTGTTACTCGGAGTAGCTTAAACTATGGGTGACCTAATAtcttattatatttatttagaaattctATAAATATAGGGCACTTTAAAGGAGAACAAGACTGGGCAGGCCTTCTAGCGTGGCCGGGTAGACCAAGAGTTCAGcgcttcttcctcttcttgccGGGGTGCCGGTGCGGTGCCGGAGCTGCTAATTGGCATAACGAGCAGTTGGTGGTGCTGCTCCGTgagtcccccccccctccaaatgCACGCTCCCATCTCTGCGTGGCCTCCAGGCTGCTTCTGGCTCCTTGGCCGGAGAGAGCCGAAATgcgaaaaaaaatcaaaaatttgagaaaaaaaaaaaaaaaagcagccggTTGGGACCATCCGGTGGCCTGGGAAAAGGGGATTTGGCTCCcggcttttggggtggatcaaAATCTTCCCAGTCCCCTGCCCTCGAGGGTGGCGGTGTCCCCGCGCCGCTGCCGGCCGGGAGGGGGAAGCCTGAACTCTTggtggggtctggggggggggatttgggaacTGGACGGCCTCGCAGCCGCTGGGGTGGGCGCTGGCTCCTGGCCAAGTGCCACTGTAACTGCTCCTCTCTCTGAGTCACTTTTCTCACGCTCATCCTTCGATTCCAATACAAACACTTGAATCAAGATCTACTGTACCTGGGACACTAAAATATCCTTTTGGCAGCTGTCATTTTTATGCAAAAACGGGTGCTGCTGCCCAACCCCGCGGGCTGCTCGCCGCGGATGCGCTGCTGGaacctccctccctccaccaGGCACTTTAGGGAttctgttggttttttgttctttttttttttttttcctcggcAAAATGTTGAATCCTAAGAAACGATTCTTTTTTGGATTTTCGTTCTCTGTGCTGGAGTTGGGCTGACGATCCGtaggggtcccttccagctcctgATGttctgttctatgattctgttgcATGGCTGTTTCCATGCGAAAGtcagtgttgctttttttttttttttttttttttttaaaaaaaagagttatttataaagaaatgagcatttacctttaaaaatgagcatttacctttaaaaaaaaaaaacaacaaaaatcactaaaaaaatctgaaagttcTAGTTCCTTTAGTTCCtttaaatagggaaaaaaatgcacttcGAAGTCCTTATTCACAACCCTAAGTaagtctgtgtttgtttttctaatgcaGCATCCTGGCAGGTTTTACTAGCGTGCGTGTATGTGGGatcattgtttttttgttttgggttttcttttttaattttagaaatcaTATTTATAATGCAGGTTTGAAGCATTTGAGAATGTTGCACTGttttggattattatttttttttttcaatttattttatttttttttttccttccgaATTACTGTAACAGTACCACGTGCAAAACCAATGCTCTTTCTCCATACCACGAGTCCGTTCGAAGCCAAAGACCGGGGTGCAGAGATGGAGAACGGGGCCCACAGGGCAAAAAGCCTCCCCcgggcaggaggggagcagggaggaggctcggggcgggggggctccAGCCTCCTCTCTCCATCCCCCCGGCCCGGGGACGCGCGAGGAGAAGCGTTTTGGTCGCTGCCCCGGCTCGTGGCTCCGTCCATCCTCGGTTGTTGTGGCCCCGAGCAGGGCGTTGTGGTGCCGTTATTTTGGCAGGCCTTGGGGCCGGCGTCGCACCGCGGCTCGCTTGTACCAAAGCCAAACCCTCGGAACCAAATACGAGGCGCCGGTCTCGGCCTGGGGGGGGTGATGAGCGCGTTTTTGGTTGCGTTTTGTTCTTTGGGACTCGTGGACgggctgctccccccccctGGGGCCGGTTTGCTGGCGGCGCCTCGGGGTGCTGCCGGTGCTCCTTCACCCCCACCCAGTGCCGGGCTCGGCGGCCAACCCCTCCCCGCTCACCCCCGATCCTCCGGCTTGAAAGAAAGTGTTAACCTTTCTGCACCGAATACCTCAGTTCGGAACCAGAGCTCACGAAACTTGAATCAAAAGGTCCTTCTGGGAGACCCTTTTCAGTATTCTACAGAGGAGAACTGGAAAAAAGAGACTTGTTGTTTACATGGCCCTCGAGCCCGCGCTTGCCTCTTGCAGCTCGTTCCCGTGCCGGGAGGGATTTCGGCATCGCTTTGTCTCTCTGGCTCCTTGCTGCCGGCCCTCGCCCTCCCGCCACGGGCTGGGAAAATGGGTCCAAAGTCCTGAGCCGTCGTCTTCAAGGGCTAACGCGCTCCCCCGGGCGCACGGCGCGGCCGAGCCGCCCGCCCATGGCCGATGGTGCCGGTGGcaccgagccgggccgggcacGGCGGCGGCAGAGCTCGGGCTGCTGCGGGCCGGGTGCCGACGTCCCCTCCGCTCGCAGCTTTTTTCCTGGAGCCAGGGTGAGAGAATTCCTCAGAGCACACGGagtttgctgcttttccttctcccccctcttcttcttttttttcttctgagcgTTATggtggttttcatttttttttttttttttacaaaacccaaccttttttttttttttttttcctttttgccttctttccGTGCTACAAGGCGTTACCTTTCACTCAACGCGACGACTAAAACTATGACGAGACAATCAATGTGATCTCCGTAAGGGCTTCTCCATTTCTTCTCGGCAGCACCGTGCTTTCCGTACGCGTCTTCTTTGCTCGTGGCGAGgacttttttctcccctccccttgtgtcttattaataataataataatgatgatgaggAGGGAGCGAAATGAGGTTTCAGCAGCGCATCCGGGGTCTGGGAACACACGGGAGGGAcacgggggggcgggggggaagtGCGGCCAGTTTCCTTGCAGGTACCAGTCTTGTTCTCC
It encodes the following:
- the ANKRD52 gene encoding serine/threonine-protein phosphatase 6 regulatory ankyrin repeat subunit C, with product MGILSITDQPPLVQAIFNRDVEEVRSLLNQKENINVLDQERRTPLHAAAYLGDVAILELLILSGANVNAKDTVWLTPLHRAAASRNEKALHLLLKHSADVNARDKYWQTPLHVAAANRATKCVEAIIPLLSTVNVADRTGRTALHHAVHSGHLEMVNLLLNKGASLSTCDKKDRQPIHWAAFLGHLEVLKLLVARGADVMCKDKKGYTLLHTAAASGQIEVVRHLLRLGVEIDEPNSFGNTALHIACYMGQDAVANELVNYGANVNQPNEKGFTPLHFAAVSTNGALCLELLVNNGADVNFQSKEGKSPLHMAAIHGRFTRSQILIQNGSEIDCADKYGNTPLHVAARYGHELLISTLMTNGADTARRGIHDMFPLHLAVLFGFSDCCRKLLSSGQLYSIVSSLSNEHVLSAGFDINTPDNLGRTCLHAAASGGNVECLNLLLSSGADLRRRDKFGRTPLHYAAANGSYQCTVTLVTAGASINEADCKGCTPLHYAAASDTYRRAETHSGNSHDTDEEPLKESRLKEAFFCLEFLLDNGADPSLRDKQGYTAVHYAAAYGNRQNLELLLEMSFNCLEDVESTIPVSPLHLAAYNGHCEALKTLAETLVNLDVRDHKGRTALYLATERGSTECVEVLTSHGASALVKERKRKWTPLHAAAANGNTDSLHLLIDSGERADITDVMDIHGQTPLMLAIMNGHVDCVHLLLEKGSTADAADKRGRTALHRGAVTGCEDCLAALLDHDAFVLCRDFKGRTPIHFASACGHLEILRTLLQAALSTDPLDSVVDYSGYSPMHWASYSGHEDCLELLLEHNPFAYLEGNPFTPLHCAVINNQDGTAEMLVEALGAKIVNSRDAKGRTPLHAAAFADNIHGLQLLLRHQAEVDTTDKLGRTPLMMASENGHTAAVEFLLYQAKANITVLDVNKNTALHLACSKGHEKCALLILGETQDLGLINASNSALQMPLHIAARNGLAAVVQALLSRGATVLAVDEEGHTPALACAPNKDVADCLALILSTMKPFPPKDAISSFSFNLLKNCGIAAKTAACGALPNGSTCPYSKDRHNAIGLDGCYSE